In Cucurbita pepo subsp. pepo cultivar mu-cu-16 chromosome LG04, ASM280686v2, whole genome shotgun sequence, the following are encoded in one genomic region:
- the LOC111792805 gene encoding L-Ala-D/L-amino acid epimerase isoform X1, which translates to MSSTGFFMQLESDTASRYCPLFDFRSNRKEKSSIRISLLCVKMKVATVPFESGMSFGFKNLMETFTVNVQRAESRALNVPLFEPFTIASSRLEMVENVAIRIELSNGCVGWGEAPILPFVTAEDQSTAMAKAGEVGELLQQRPPCNLGSAMMQIGETLPGHEFASVRAGVEMALIDAVANSINIPLWRLFGGVSNSITTDITIPITSASNAAKLAAKYRDQGFKTLKLKVGKDLRADIEVLQRIRTVHSDCEFILDANEGYDTEEAIQVLEKLHELGVTPTLFEQPVHRDNWEGLGIVSRIARDKYGVSVAADESCRSLSDVKRIVEEDLADVINIKLAKVGVLGAIEIIEVARAAGLSLMIGGMIETRLAMGFSSHLAAGLGCFKYIDLDTPLLLSEDPVHGGYEVSGAVYKFTNARGHGGFLHWDNLAW; encoded by the exons ATGAGTTCCACTGGGTTCTTTATGCAATTGGAATCCGATACTGCGTCCAGATACTGTCCATTATTCGACTTTCGAAGCAACCGGAAGGAGAAATCATCTATACGCATTTCGCTGCTGTGTGTGAAAATGAAGGTGGCGACAGTACCGTTCGAGTCAGGAATGAGCTTCGGGTTCAAGAATTTGATGGAAACGTTCACAGTGAATGTGCAGAGAGCAGAAAGTAGGGCACTGAATGTTCCATTGTTTGAGCCGTTTACGATTGCGTCTTCGAGGCTTGAAATGGTGGAGAACGTAGCGATAAGGATCGAGTTGAGTAATGGGTGCGTCGGATGGGGTGAGGCGCCGATTTTGCCTTTTGTCACTGCGGAGGATCAGTCTACCGCGATGGCGAAGGCAGGGGAGGTTGGTGAACTATTGCAGCAGAGACCACCGTGCAATTTGGGCTCAGCGATGATGCAGATCGGCGAGACTCTTCCTGGCCATGAATTTGCTTCT GTTAGAGCAGGAGTTGAGATGGCGTTGATTGATGCAGTTGCTAACAGCATTAACATACCTCTATGGAGATTGTTTGGTGGTGTTTCAAACAGTATAACCACCGACATAACA ATTCCTATTACTTCTGCTTCTAATGCTGCCAAATTGGCTGCGAAATATCGAGATCAAGGATTCAAGACGTTGAAGTTAAAGGTAGGAAAGGATCTAAGAGCTGATATAGAAGTTCTGCAGCGCATCAGAACTGTTCATTCTGATTGTGAATTCATCCTGGATGCCAATGAGGGATATGACACTGAGGAAGCTATTCAAGTTCTTGAAAAGTTACATG AATTGGGGGTGACTCCGACTCTGTTTGAACAACCAGTTCATAGAGACAACTGGGAGGGTCTCGGAATTGTTAGTCGTATCGCTAGAGATAAATACGGGGTATCTGTTGCAGCTGATGAGAGCTGCCGGAGTTTAAGTGATGTTAAGAGAATAGTGGAAGAGGATCTTGCAGATGTTATAAATATAAAGCTTGCCAAAGTTGGAGTTTTGGGGGcaattgaaattattgaagTAGCAAGGGCTGCTGGATTGAGTTTAATGATTGGTGGTATGATAGAGACTCGACTTGCCATGGGCTTTTCCAGTCATCTTGCTGCTGGTCTCGGGTGTTTCAA ATACATCGACTTAGATACACCACTTTTATTGTCAGAAGATCCAGTTCATGGGGGTTATGAAG TTTCTGGTGCTGTCTACAAGTTCACAAATGCCAGAGGCCATGGTGGTTTCCTTCACTGGGATAACCTTGCTTGGTAA
- the LOC111794096 gene encoding LEAF RUST 10 DISEASE-RESISTANCE LOCUS RECEPTOR-LIKE PROTEIN KINASE-like 1.2 has translation MTISSLSCPFLLFVKKALPLDHPILFSPLIVFVEELVEFPTSFCFLFLISTLFDKCIGFKNNFKDCPTNSFQKFLPRACVFFPSIPISLYNFPLLRSSHLPPMASKLQILFKPTLFCFFTFIFSTSAVPDHKLNPCPPKSCGYGPNISYPFWIDGVHQPSCGDPDFKIKCNEYQYPVLEISDEDFIIQNIFPQNHSFLLASAAAYDQPSCPSHNISLHGKPFYFTSDTEDLFFFYDCPSKPEGYIFELNCNSDETHFSFAIFHKGLVELEKSRLQSCQSMIRVPIRKNSIARDDLGKLGYVDILKMGFVLNWNCSDCKRSGNGNARRNNIIIGTCIGFGALLLSIIVLCICYRRRQLRRKRSHAVPYAQRSIPLNPSNPHSVEELEKGDSYLGVHLFSYKELEEATNHFDSNKELGDGGFGTVYYGLLKDGRAVAVKRLFESNFRRVEQFMNEVEILARLRHRNLVSLYGCTSRNSRELLLVYEYVSNGTVADNLHGKLAKPGKLPWSTRMKIAIETASALVYLHASEIIHRDVKTNNILLDNNFCVKVADFGLSRLFPLDVTHVSTAPQGTPGYVDPEYHQCYQLSDKSDVFSFGVVLVELISSMPAVDITRHRQEINLFNMAIKKIQSHALNELVDPSLGFETDYKIQNMITGVAELAFRCLQSMKDERPTMMEVLDTLNIIQKQNAEKGNDRDTDISAKDDAVLLKNGYGSSPSSLSVSWVSSNTSTATNETVSA, from the exons ATGACAATTTCGTCCCTGTCTTGTCCATTTCTCTTGTTTGTCAAAAAAGCTCTTCCACTCGATCACCCCATCTTATTCAGCCCTTTGATCGTGTTTGTTGAAGAACTGGTGGAGTTTCCcacaagtttttgttttttatttttaatatccaCTCTGTTTGACAAATGCATTGGATTCAAGAACAATTTCAAAGATTGCCCAACAAACTCCTTTCAGAAATTTCTTCCAAGGGCATGTGTTTTCTTCCCTTCGATTCCCATTTCTCTATAcaattttcctcttcttcgttcttctcACCTTCCTCCCATGGCTTCCAAGCTCCAAATCCTCTTCAAACCCACTCTGTTTTGCTTCTTTACATTCATCTTCTCGACCTCAGCTGTGCCGGATCATAAGCTCAACCCCTGTCCGCCTAAAAGCTGTGGATATGGTCCAAATATAAGTTACCCCTTTTGGATAGATGGCGTGCACCAACCTTCCTGCGGAGACCcagatttcaaaatcaaatgcaATGAATATCAGTACCCAGTTCTTGAAATTTCCGATGAAGATTTTATCATCCAAAACATTTTCCCCCAAAACCATTCGTTTCTGTTGGCCAGTGCTGCAGCTTACGACCAACCTTCATGCCCCTCGCATAATATTAGCCTCCATGGAAAACCCTTTTATTTCACTTCGGATACTGAagatttgttcttcttctatgATTGCCCATCAAAGCCTGAGGGTTACATCTTTGAACTGAATTGTAATTCCGATGAAACCCACTTTTCTTTTGCGATTTTCCACAAGGGTCTTGTGGAGTTGGAGAAATCTCGCTTGCAGTCTTGCCAGTCTATGATTCGTGTTCCTATCCGCAAGAACTCGATTGCTAGAGATGATTTGGGGAAATTGGGTTACGTTGACATTTTGAAAATGGGTTTTGTTCTGAATTGGAACTGCAGCGATTGTAAGCGAAGTG GAAATGGCAACGCAAGGAGAAACAACATTATCATTG GTACGTGCATTGGCTTTGGAGCCTTGCTTTTGAGTATAATTGTTCTATGCATCTGCTACCGACGACGCCAACTCCGTCGTAAACGTTCTCACGCCGTACCGTATGCGCAACGGAGCATTCCCTTGAATCCGTCGAATCCCCATTCTGTGGAAGAGCTTGAGAAGGGAGATTCATACTTGGGTGTTCATCTTTTCTCTTATAAAGAACTTGAAGAAGCCACCAACCATTTTGACTCCAATAAAGAGCTTGGAGATGGAGGCTTCGGCACGGTTTATTATG GCTTACTCAAAGATGGGCGTGCCGTTGCTGTCAAAAGGTTGTTTGAAAGCAATTTCAGGAGAGTTGAGCAGTTCATGAATGAGGTGGAGATCCTAGCCCGCCTGCGCCATCGTAACCTCGTTTCGCTTTACGGTTGCACCTCACGGAACAGCCGTGAGCTTCTGCTTGTGTATGAATACGTCTCGAATGGTACGGTGGCCGATAATCTCCATGGAAAGCTAGCAAAGCCTGGAAAGCTTCCATGGTCTACAAGAATGAAGATTGCTATAGAGACTGCAAGTGCTTTGGTGTATCTCCATGCTTCTGAAATCATCCACCGTGATGTCAAAACCAACAACATTCTCCTTGACAACAATTTTTGTGTTAAAGTAGCCGATTTCGGTTTGTCCCGTCTCTTCCCGCTCGATGTCACGCATGTCTCAACCGCTCCACAAGGCACTCCTGGCTATGTCGATCCGGAGTACCATCAGTGTTACCAACTCTCTGATAAAAGCGATGTCTTTAGCTTCGGTGTGGTACTAGTTGAACTCATATCCTCAATGCCTGCTGTTGACATCACAAGGCACAGACAAGAGATCAATCTATTCAACATGGCTATCAAAAAAATCCAAAGCCACGCATTGAATGAACTCGTCGACCCTTCACTCGGTTTTGAAACGGACTACAAGATCCAAAACATGATCACCGGAGTAGCCGAGTTGGCATTTCGATGCCTACAGAGCATGAAAGATGAGAGGCCAACAATGATGGAAGTTCTTGACACTCTGAACATCATACAGAAACAGAACGCCGAGAAAGGGAATGATCGCGATACCGACATTTCGGCTAAGGACGACGCCGTGCTACTGAAGAATGGCTATGGATCTTCTCCAAGCTCCCTGTCTGTATCTTGGGTTAGCAGTAACACCTCCACAGCAACGAATGAAACCGTCAGTGCCTAA
- the LOC111792806 gene encoding uncharacterized protein LOC111792806, translating into MLGTALQFGGIKGEDRFYIPVRARKNYNRQNPSRRATKTDETETPSTKLVASTINTSNPLIFQPKSNLERFLDATRPSVPAQFFSETSMRGWLPRGFGFQPYFILNDLWESFKEWSAYGAGVPLVLNGGDSVVQYYVPYLSGIQIYGQPAPIGSDSKSRVGSEDSDLDSSRDTSSDGSTEYEFGNSCNFTKEQWVHHRLACENTLKMRKTSLSDEHSMIKEGVSSDDPRSVLLFQFLELDPPYQRVPLADKIIDLAYQYPGLKTLRSCDIQAASWVSVAWYPIYRIPTGPTLKDLDACFLTYHSLSTPIRGNVHGQTLIYSNDVDGTPKMSLPVFGMASYKLKGSIWAQNGVNEHQMASSLMQAADKWLKHLQVNQPDFQFFASHGTYWR; encoded by the exons ATGTTGGGAACTGCGTTGCAGTTTGGGGGAATCAAAGGTGAAGATCGGTTTTATATTCCGGTTAGGGCACGGAAGAATTATAATCGGCAAAACCCATCCAGGAGAGCTACCAAGACCGATGAAACTGAGACCCCATCCACTAAACTTGTGGCTTCTACTATAAACACTTCTAACCCATTAATTTTTCAGCCTAAGAGCAACTTGGAGAGATTCTTGGACGCCACAAGGCCTTCAGTTCCTGCGCAGTTCTTCTCTGAG ACAAGTATGAGGGGTTGGTTGCCTCGTGGTTTTGGTTTTCAACCTTATTTCATTCTGAATGATCTGTGGGAGTCTTTCAAGGAGTGGAGTGCTTACGGTGCTGGAGTTCCTTTAGTACTTAATGGAGGTGACTCCGTTGTTCAATACTATGTTCCATATTTGTCTGGTATCCAAATATATGGCCAACCTGCTCCAATTGGATCAGATTCTAAGTCCAG GGTGGGTAGTGAGGACAGTGATCTTGACTCTTCTAGAGATACAAGCAGCGATGGAAGCACTGAATATGAATTTGGAAACAGCTGCAATTTTACTAAAGAACAGTGGGTTCATCACCGTTTAGCTTGTGAAAACACACTTAAAATGAGAAAGACATCTTTAAGTGATGAACATAGCATGATAAAGGAAGGGGTTTCAAGTGATGATCCTCGGAGTGTTTTGCTGTTTCAGTTTCTTGAGCTAGATCCTCCTTATCAACGTGTACCACTGGCTGATAAG ATAATTGATCTTGCCTATCAATATCCTGGTCTGAAAACTCTAAGAAGTTGTGATATACAGGCAGCCAGTTGGGTCTCTGTAGCTTG GTACCCAATATACCGTATACCCACTGGCCCGACATTAAAAGATTTGGATGCTTGCTTTTTGACATATCATTCCCTTTCCACACCCATTAGAG GGAATGTGCATGGCCAGACACTGATATATTCAAATGACGTTGATGGTACCCCAAAGATGTCCTTGCCTGTTTTCGGAATGGCTTCTTACAAGCTCAAAGGCTCAATTTGGGCGCAAAATGGTGTCAACGAGCATCAAATGGCAAGCTCCCTGATGCAGGCAGCAGACAAATGGCTGAAGCATCTTCAGGTCAATCAACCCGATTTTCAGTTCTTTGCATCACATGGGACATACTGGAGATGA
- the LOC111792808 gene encoding non-specific lipid-transfer protein 2-like, giving the protein MKASWVAILTIIAVILMSESNEMVMVEAVTCNPMQMSPCISAIISSTPPSKLCCAKIKEQKPCLCDYLKNPSLRNFVDSPNARKVANDCGTPFPTC; this is encoded by the coding sequence atgaAGGCCTCATGGGTAGCCATATTGACAATAATAGCAGTTATTTTGATGTCAGAGTCAAATGAAATGGTAATGGTGGAAGCCGTGACATGCAACCCAATGCAAATGAGCCCTTGTATTAGCGCCATCATATCATCAACGCCGCCCTCCAAGCTGTGCTGTGCCAAGATCAAGGAGCAGAAGCCTTGTCTCTGTGATTACCTCAAGAACCCTTCTCTCAGGAACTTTGTGGACTCTCCAAATGCCAGGAAAGTCGCCAATGACTGTGGAACTCCTTTTCCCACTTGCTGA
- the LOC111792805 gene encoding L-Ala-D/L-amino acid epimerase isoform X2, protein MSSTGFFMQLESDTASRYCPLFDFRSNRKEKSSIRISLLCVKMKVATVPFESGMSFGFKNLMETFTVNVQRAESRALNVPLFEPFTIASSRLEMVENVAIRIELSNGCVGWGEAPILPFVTAEDQSTAMAKAGEVGELLQQRPPCNLGSAMMQIGETLPGHEFASVRAGVEMALIDAVANSINIPLWRLFGGVSNSITTDITIPITSASNAAKLAAKYRDQGFKTLKLKVGKDLRADIEVLQRIRTVHSDCEFILDANEGYDTEEAIQVLEKLHELGVTPTLFEQPVHRDNWEGLGIVSRIARDKYGVSVAADESCRSLSDVKRIVEEDLADVINIKLAKVGVLGAIEIIEVARAAGLSLMIGGMIETRLAMGFSSHLAAGLGCFKYIDLDTPLLLSEDPVHGGYEVSGAVYKFTNARGHGGFLHWDNLA, encoded by the exons ATGAGTTCCACTGGGTTCTTTATGCAATTGGAATCCGATACTGCGTCCAGATACTGTCCATTATTCGACTTTCGAAGCAACCGGAAGGAGAAATCATCTATACGCATTTCGCTGCTGTGTGTGAAAATGAAGGTGGCGACAGTACCGTTCGAGTCAGGAATGAGCTTCGGGTTCAAGAATTTGATGGAAACGTTCACAGTGAATGTGCAGAGAGCAGAAAGTAGGGCACTGAATGTTCCATTGTTTGAGCCGTTTACGATTGCGTCTTCGAGGCTTGAAATGGTGGAGAACGTAGCGATAAGGATCGAGTTGAGTAATGGGTGCGTCGGATGGGGTGAGGCGCCGATTTTGCCTTTTGTCACTGCGGAGGATCAGTCTACCGCGATGGCGAAGGCAGGGGAGGTTGGTGAACTATTGCAGCAGAGACCACCGTGCAATTTGGGCTCAGCGATGATGCAGATCGGCGAGACTCTTCCTGGCCATGAATTTGCTTCT GTTAGAGCAGGAGTTGAGATGGCGTTGATTGATGCAGTTGCTAACAGCATTAACATACCTCTATGGAGATTGTTTGGTGGTGTTTCAAACAGTATAACCACCGACATAACA ATTCCTATTACTTCTGCTTCTAATGCTGCCAAATTGGCTGCGAAATATCGAGATCAAGGATTCAAGACGTTGAAGTTAAAGGTAGGAAAGGATCTAAGAGCTGATATAGAAGTTCTGCAGCGCATCAGAACTGTTCATTCTGATTGTGAATTCATCCTGGATGCCAATGAGGGATATGACACTGAGGAAGCTATTCAAGTTCTTGAAAAGTTACATG AATTGGGGGTGACTCCGACTCTGTTTGAACAACCAGTTCATAGAGACAACTGGGAGGGTCTCGGAATTGTTAGTCGTATCGCTAGAGATAAATACGGGGTATCTGTTGCAGCTGATGAGAGCTGCCGGAGTTTAAGTGATGTTAAGAGAATAGTGGAAGAGGATCTTGCAGATGTTATAAATATAAAGCTTGCCAAAGTTGGAGTTTTGGGGGcaattgaaattattgaagTAGCAAGGGCTGCTGGATTGAGTTTAATGATTGGTGGTATGATAGAGACTCGACTTGCCATGGGCTTTTCCAGTCATCTTGCTGCTGGTCTCGGGTGTTTCAA ATACATCGACTTAGATACACCACTTTTATTGTCAGAAGATCCAGTTCATGGGGGTTATGAAG TTTCTGGTGCTGTCTACAAGTTCACAAATGCCAGAGGCCATGGTGGTTTCCTTCACTGGGATAACCTTGCTTG